A window from Limanda limanda chromosome 14, fLimLim1.1, whole genome shotgun sequence encodes these proteins:
- the LOC133019538 gene encoding tripartite motif-containing protein 16-like, with amino-acid sequence MAQQEIQQDRQRFCCSFCLDLLKDPVTTVCGHSYCKSCINTHWDKEEERGSYSCRQCRQTFTPRPVLETSTMLADLVEELKKTGLQAAPADHCYAGPEDVVCDVCTGRKLKALKSCLNCLASYCEKHLQRHLQSAPLKRHKLVEPSEKLQENICSRHDEVMKIFCRTDQQCICYLCSVEEHKDHDTVSAAAERTERQRELGLKRQTIKQRLQDTEKDVKLLQQEEEAVNGSADKAVEDSEKIFTELIRLLEKRSSDVEQQIRSQQETEVSRVRELQEILEQEITELKRKDHELKQLSDTEDHNQFLHNYPSLSPLSGSTHSSSFRIRPLRDFEDVTAAVSQVRGRLQDILSETETEILQIVSRVDVLLPQPEPETRADFLRYSQEITLDPNTVHRRLLLSEGNRKVACMSEDQSYSYHPDRFTGRYQVLSRESLTGPCYWEVEVEVGLGAGGVGVAVTYKNISRAGGSRECRFGFSDKSWSLYCDGDSYNFHYNSIETPVSGPVSSRVGVYLDHSAGFLSFYSVSDTMTLLHRVQTTFTQPLYAGVWVWPKYTAEFCKLK; translated from the coding sequence atggcgcagcaagaaattCAACAGGACAGacaaagattctgctgttcgttctgtctggatctactgaaggatccggtgactactgtctgtggacacagctactgtaagagctgtattaacacccactgggacaaagaggaggagagaggaagctacagctgccgtcagtgtagacagaccttcacaccgaggcctgtcctggagacaagcaccatgttagctgatttagtggaggagctgaagaagactggactccaagctgctcctgctgatcactgctatgctggacctgaagatgtggtctgtgatgtctgcactgggagaaaactgaaagctctcaagtcctgtttgaattgtttggcctcttattgtgaaaaacacctccagcgtcatcttcagtcagctccattgaagaggcacaagctggtggagccctcggagaaactccaggagaacatctgctctcgtcacgacgaggtgatgaagatattctgccgcactgatcagcagtgtatctgttatctctgctctgtggaggaacataaagaccacgacacagtgtcagctgcagcagaaaggactgagaggcagagagagctcgggctgaagAGACAAACAATCAAGCAGAGactccaggacacagagaaagacgtgaagctgcttcaacaggaggaggaggccgtcaatggctctgctgataaagcagtggaggacagtgagaagatcttcactgagctgatccgtctgctggagaaaagaagctctgatgtggagcagcagatcagatcccagcaggaaactgaagtgagtcgagtcagagagcttcaggagatactggagcaggagatcactgagctgaagaggaaagaccatgaactgaagcagctctcagacacagaggatcacaaccagtttctacacaactacccctcactgtcaccactcagtggatctacacactcatccagcttcaggatccgtcctctgagggactttgaggacgtgacagcagctgtgtcacaggtcagaggtcgactacaggacattctgagtgagacagagacagagattttacagattgtgtctcgagtggatgttttactgccacaaccagagccagagaccagagctgacttcttaagatattcacaggaaatcacactggatccaaacacagtacacagacgtctgttattatctgagggaaacagaaaagtagcaTGTATGAgtgaagatcagtcttattcttatcatccagacagattcactggtaggtatcaggtcctgagtagagagagtctgactggaccttgttactgggaggtggaggtggaggtggggctGGGGGCGGGAggagttggtgtagcagtcacatacaagaatatcagcagagcaggaggctcaCGTGAATGTAGATTTGGATTCAgcgataaatcttggtcattatattgtgaTGGAGACAGTTATAACTTTCATTACAACAGCATcgagactccagtgtcaggtcctgtgtcctccagagtaggagtgtacctggatcacagtgcaggttttctgtccttctacagcgtctctgacaccatgactctcctccacagagtccagaccacattcactcagcctctctatgctggagtttgggTTTGGCCTAAatacacagctgagttctgtaaactcaaatag